The Streptomyces aurantiacus genome includes a region encoding these proteins:
- the murQ gene encoding N-acetylmuramic acid 6-phosphate etherase, whose translation MTSSSDATDAPDTPDVPDASEPTKYRDLQAELETLTTERFRPEHSDIDKLSTLDIAKLMNGEDATVPGAVAAQLPRIAAAIDAIAARMARGGRLVYAGAGTAGRMGVLDASECPPTFNTDPAEVIGLVAGGPAAIRTAVEGAEDSAELAVEDLSALRITADDVVVGISASGRTPYAIGAVEHARSLGALTVGLSCNADSALGAAADHGIEVVVGPELLTASTRLKAGTAQKLVLNMLSTITMIRLGKTYGNLMVDVRASNEKLRARSRRIVALATGASDEEIEAALAETDGEVKNAILTILGGVDGPTAARLLRESGGHLRAALAAEPR comes from the coding sequence ATGACCTCCAGCTCCGACGCCACCGACGCCCCTGACACGCCCGATGTCCCCGACGCTTCGGAACCCACCAAGTACCGGGATCTGCAAGCCGAGTTGGAGACCCTGACCACGGAGAGGTTCCGTCCCGAGCACTCCGACATCGACAAGCTGTCCACGCTCGACATCGCGAAGCTCATGAACGGCGAGGACGCGACCGTGCCGGGCGCGGTCGCCGCGCAGCTGCCGCGGATCGCGGCCGCGATCGACGCCATCGCCGCACGGATGGCCCGGGGCGGCCGTCTGGTCTACGCGGGCGCGGGCACCGCCGGGCGGATGGGTGTGCTCGACGCGTCGGAGTGCCCGCCGACGTTCAACACGGATCCGGCCGAGGTCATCGGCCTGGTCGCGGGTGGTCCGGCCGCGATCAGGACGGCGGTCGAGGGCGCGGAGGACTCCGCGGAACTGGCCGTCGAGGACCTGTCGGCGCTGAGGATCACGGCGGACGACGTGGTCGTCGGCATCTCGGCCTCGGGCCGCACGCCGTACGCGATCGGAGCGGTGGAGCACGCCCGATCGCTCGGCGCCCTCACCGTCGGCCTGTCGTGCAACGCGGACAGCGCGCTGGGGGCCGCGGCGGATCACGGTATCGAGGTCGTGGTGGGCCCCGAACTGCTCACGGCGTCCACGCGCCTCAAGGCGGGCACGGCACAGAAGCTCGTCCTCAACATGCTCTCGACAATCACGATGATCCGCCTGGGCAAGACGTACGGGAACCTGATGGTCGACGTACGCGCCTCGAACGAGAAGCTGCGGGCCCGCTCCCGCCGGATCGTCGCGCTCGCCACCGGCGCCTCGGACGAGGAGATCGAGGCGGCACTGGCCGAGACGGACGGCGAGGTGAAGAACGCGATCCTCACGATTCTCGGCGGCGTGGACGGCCCCACCGCCGCCCGCCTGCTGCGGGAGAGCGGCGGCCACCTGCGCGCCGCACTGGCAGCCGAACCCCGCTGA
- a CDS encoding HIT family protein, with protein sequence MDVLPGGTVLRTPLWVVEHCVGPLPLGTLVVKPLRHVLHVADLTPDESAELGPLLRRVSTAVTAVTCPEQVYVCLWSHAGAVPGHIHFVVQPALTADLERYGAYGPALQTAMFADGAVPDAAAVAEVCERLRAEPAVSGAWEGGGCREEGVGAS encoded by the coding sequence ATGGACGTCCTCCCCGGCGGGACGGTCCTCCGTACCCCGCTGTGGGTGGTGGAGCACTGCGTCGGCCCGCTGCCGCTCGGCACCCTCGTCGTCAAGCCGCTCCGCCACGTCCTCCACGTGGCCGACCTGACGCCGGACGAGTCCGCGGAGCTGGGCCCGCTCCTGCGCCGCGTCAGCACCGCCGTCACGGCGGTGACCTGCCCCGAACAGGTCTACGTCTGCCTCTGGTCCCACGCCGGCGCTGTCCCGGGCCACATCCACTTCGTGGTGCAGCCCGCGCTGACGGCCGATCTCGAACGGTACGGGGCTTACGGGCCCGCGCTGCAGACGGCCATGTTCGCGGACGGGGCCGTCCCGGACGCGGCGGCCGTGGCCGAGGTGTGTGAGCGGTTGCGGGCGGAACCGGCTGTCAGTGGCGCGTGGGAGGGTGGGGGGTGTCGAGAGGAAGGAGTAGGAGCGTCGTGA
- a CDS encoding helix-turn-helix domain-containing protein: protein MPGPKALDPSSSPRALIGAELRHAREAKGLSQSELGEPLFVSGSFIGQLEAGTRRLHLEYAVQIDEILDTNGFFERNCRALAKSKYPDHFAEAAEAEAAATAIRHYLPLLIPGLLQTPAYAAALFRTYRPTAPDTVIEELVATRMERAGLLADPTTPLLWVVLDEAALRRPVGGAGVMAGALRHVLGMARKHRIIVQVLPFSAGTHAAMGGALKIMEFADAPPLCFVEALDTGKLLDDPAAVARNSLTFSLLQAAALPPEDSLTFIESVAQNYEHGDQHP from the coding sequence ATGCCAGGCCCGAAGGCCCTCGACCCGTCCTCCTCGCCCCGCGCCCTGATCGGCGCCGAGTTGCGTCACGCTCGCGAAGCGAAAGGGCTCAGCCAGAGCGAACTGGGCGAGCCGCTGTTCGTCAGCGGCTCGTTCATCGGCCAATTGGAAGCAGGGACGCGACGCCTGCACCTCGAATACGCCGTCCAGATAGACGAGATCCTCGACACGAACGGCTTCTTCGAGCGCAACTGCAGGGCGCTTGCCAAGTCCAAGTACCCGGACCACTTCGCAGAGGCCGCGGAGGCGGAGGCTGCCGCTACGGCGATCAGGCACTACCTCCCGCTGTTGATCCCCGGCCTGTTGCAAACCCCGGCATACGCTGCCGCACTGTTCCGCACCTACCGCCCCACAGCCCCGGATACCGTAATCGAGGAACTGGTGGCGACCCGTATGGAACGCGCCGGTCTCCTGGCCGATCCAACAACCCCGTTGTTGTGGGTGGTCCTCGACGAAGCCGCGCTGCGCCGACCGGTCGGCGGAGCCGGTGTGATGGCAGGCGCTCTCCGTCACGTACTGGGTATGGCTCGCAAGCACCGGATCATCGTGCAAGTTCTGCCGTTCAGCGCCGGAACGCATGCCGCGATGGGCGGCGCCCTGAAGATCATGGAGTTCGCAGACGCGCCGCCTCTCTGCTTCGTCGAGGCACTGGACACGGGGAAACTGCTGGACGACCCAGCCGCGGTTGCCCGAAACTCCCTGACGTTCAGCCTCCTCCAGGCCGCCGCACTGCCACCCGAGGATTCCCTGACCTTCATCGAATCGGTGGCGCAGAATTACGAGCATGGAGACCAACACCCCTGA
- a CDS encoding DUF397 domain-containing protein, translating into METNTPECGPTVAIWHKSSYSAGDGGDCLEVAPGHPTHIPVRDSKNTDGPKLAFRAEAWSAFVAHLKQD; encoded by the coding sequence ATGGAGACCAACACCCCTGAGTGCGGCCCCACCGTGGCCATCTGGCACAAGTCCAGCTACAGCGCCGGCGATGGCGGCGACTGCCTAGAAGTGGCCCCCGGCCACCCCACCCACATCCCCGTGCGCGACTCCAAGAACACCGACGGCCCGAAGCTCGCGTTCCGGGCCGAGGCCTGGTCGGCGTTCGTGGCACACCTCAAGCAGGACTAG
- a CDS encoding NADH:flavin oxidoreductase: MTATASASRAAQILSRPVSLNGLTVPNRIVMAPMTREFSPGGVPGEDVVSYYARRAAAGVGLIVTEGTYVGHDSAGQNDNVPRFHGAEQLAGWAKVADAVHAAGGKIVPQLWHIGSVRRAGQPPFVDAPSVSPSGIHTAGAEVTGRAMTQQDLDDVIQAFAEAAAAAERIGFDGVELHGAHGYLLDQFLWAGTNRRTDAYGGDLVARTQFPVEVVAAVRAAVSPSFPVIFRFSQWKQQAYDARLAETPEELEALLTPLVAAGVDAFHASTRRYWRPEFDGSDMNLAGWTKKLTGKPVITVGSVGLDGDFLKGFQGEGAPVKGIDDLLDRLESDEYDMVAVGRALLQDPQWAAKVLGGRFGELGAYDAAALSSLS, from the coding sequence GTGACTGCCACCGCCTCCGCGTCCCGCGCGGCCCAGATCCTCTCCCGGCCCGTCTCCCTGAACGGTCTGACCGTTCCGAACCGGATCGTGATGGCGCCGATGACCCGGGAGTTCTCGCCGGGAGGCGTGCCCGGGGAGGACGTGGTGTCGTACTACGCGCGCCGGGCGGCGGCCGGGGTCGGCCTGATCGTCACCGAGGGCACGTACGTGGGGCACGACTCGGCCGGGCAGAACGACAACGTCCCGCGCTTCCACGGCGCGGAGCAGCTGGCGGGCTGGGCGAAGGTCGCCGACGCCGTGCACGCGGCGGGCGGGAAGATCGTGCCGCAGCTGTGGCACATCGGGAGTGTGCGCAGGGCGGGCCAGCCGCCGTTCGTGGACGCCCCCTCGGTCAGCCCGTCCGGCATCCACACGGCAGGCGCCGAGGTCACCGGCAGGGCCATGACCCAGCAGGACCTGGACGACGTCATCCAGGCCTTCGCCGAGGCCGCCGCGGCCGCCGAGCGCATCGGCTTCGACGGGGTCGAGCTGCACGGCGCGCACGGATACCTGCTCGACCAGTTCCTGTGGGCCGGCACGAACCGCCGCACCGACGCGTACGGCGGCGACCTGGTGGCCCGGACGCAGTTCCCCGTGGAGGTCGTGGCCGCGGTGCGCGCCGCCGTCTCACCGTCGTTCCCGGTCATCTTCCGCTTCTCACAGTGGAAGCAGCAGGCCTACGACGCGCGTCTCGCCGAGACGCCGGAGGAGCTGGAGGCCCTGCTGACCCCGCTCGTCGCGGCCGGTGTGGACGCCTTCCACGCCTCCACCCGCCGCTACTGGCGCCCCGAGTTCGACGGCTCGGACATGAACCTGGCCGGCTGGACGAAGAAGCTCACGGGCAAGCCCGTCATCACCGTCGGCTCGGTCGGCCTCGACGGCGACTTCCTGAAGGGCTTCCAGGGCGAGGGCGCCCCGGTCAAGGGCATCGACGACCTGCTGGACCGCCTGGAGAGCGACGAGTACGACATGGTGGCCGTGGGCCGCGCGCTGCTCCAGGACCCGCAGTGGGCGGCGAAGGTGCTCGGCGGGCGGTTCGGCGAGCTGGGTGCGTACGACGCGGCGGCGCTGAGCTCGCTGAGCTGA
- the groL gene encoding chaperonin GroEL (60 kDa chaperone family; promotes refolding of misfolded polypeptides especially under stressful conditions; forms two stacked rings of heptamers to form a barrel-shaped 14mer; ends can be capped by GroES; misfolded proteins enter the barrel where they are refolded when GroES binds): MAKIIAFDEEARRGLERGMNQLADAVKVTLGPKGRNVVLEKKWGAPTITNDGVSIAKEIELEDPYEKIGAELVKEVAKKTDDVAGDGTTTATVLAQALVREGLRNVAAGANPMALKRGIEKAVEAVSGALLEQAKDVETKEQIASTASISAADTQIGELIAEAMDKVGKEGVITVEESQTFGLELELTEGMRFDKGYISAYFATDMERMEAVLDDPYILIANSKIANVKDLLPLLEKVMQGGKPLLIIAEDVEGEALSTLVVNKIRGTFKSVAVKAPGFGDRRKAMLADIAILTGGEVISEEVGLKLENATVDLLGRARKVVITKDETTIVDGSGSADQVAGRVNQIRAEIENSDSDYDREKLQERLAKLAGGVAVIKAGAATEVELKERKHRIEDAVRNAKAAVEEGIVAGGGVALLQASSVFEKLELTGDEATGANAVKLALEAPLKQIAVNGGLEGGVIVEKVRNLPVGHGLNAATGEYVDMIAEGIIDPAKVTRSALQNAASIAALFLTTEAVIADKPEKAGAGAGAGGGMPGGDMDF; this comes from the coding sequence ATGGCCAAGATCATCGCGTTCGACGAGGAGGCACGGCGCGGTCTCGAGCGCGGGATGAACCAGCTCGCCGACGCCGTCAAGGTAACCCTCGGCCCCAAGGGCCGCAACGTCGTCCTCGAGAAGAAGTGGGGCGCCCCCACGATCACCAACGATGGTGTTTCCATCGCCAAGGAGATCGAGCTCGAGGACCCTTACGAGAAGATCGGCGCCGAGCTGGTCAAGGAAGTCGCCAAGAAGACGGACGACGTCGCCGGTGACGGTACGACCACCGCGACCGTCCTCGCCCAGGCGCTCGTCCGTGAAGGCCTTCGCAACGTCGCCGCCGGCGCCAACCCGATGGCTCTCAAGCGCGGTATCGAGAAGGCCGTCGAGGCCGTCTCCGGTGCCCTGCTGGAGCAGGCGAAGGATGTCGAGACCAAGGAGCAGATCGCTTCGACGGCCTCCATCTCCGCCGCCGACACCCAGATCGGCGAGCTCATCGCCGAGGCGATGGACAAGGTCGGCAAGGAAGGCGTCATCACCGTCGAGGAGTCCCAGACCTTCGGTCTGGAGCTGGAGCTCACCGAGGGTATGCGCTTCGACAAGGGCTACATCTCGGCGTACTTCGCCACCGACATGGAGCGTATGGAGGCCGTCCTCGACGACCCGTACATCCTGATCGCGAACTCCAAGATCGCGAACGTCAAGGACCTGCTCCCGCTCCTCGAGAAGGTCATGCAGGGCGGCAAGCCGCTGCTGATCATCGCCGAGGACGTCGAGGGCGAGGCCCTGTCGACCCTGGTCGTCAACAAGATCCGTGGCACCTTCAAGTCCGTCGCCGTCAAGGCTCCGGGCTTCGGTGACCGCCGCAAGGCCATGCTGGCCGACATCGCGATCCTCACGGGCGGTGAGGTCATCTCCGAGGAGGTCGGCCTCAAGCTCGAGAACGCGACCGTCGACCTGCTCGGCCGCGCTCGCAAGGTCGTCATCACCAAGGACGAGACGACGATCGTCGACGGTTCGGGTTCGGCGGACCAGGTCGCCGGTCGCGTCAACCAGATCCGTGCCGAGATCGAGAACAGCGACTCGGACTACGACCGCGAGAAGCTCCAGGAGCGTCTGGCGAAGCTGGCCGGCGGCGTGGCCGTCATCAAGGCCGGTGCCGCCACCGAGGTCGAGCTCAAGGAGCGCAAGCACCGCATCGAGGACGCCGTTCGCAACGCGAAGGCGGCCGTCGAGGAGGGCATCGTCGCCGGTGGTGGCGTGGCCCTGCTCCAGGCCTCCTCGGTCTTCGAGAAGCTTGAGCTGACGGGTGACGAGGCGACCGGCGCGAACGCCGTGAAGCTCGCCCTGGAGGCTCCGCTCAAGCAGATCGCCGTCAACGGTGGTCTCGAGGGTGGCGTCATCGTCGAGAAGGTCCGCAACCTGCCCGTCGGTCACGGCCTCAACGCCGCGACCGGTGAGTACGTGGACATGATCGCCGAAGGCATCATCGACCCGGCGAAGGTCACGCGCTCTGCCCTGCAGAACGCCGCCTCCATCGCCGCGCTGTTCCTCACCACCGAGGCCGTCATCGCCGACAAGCCGGAGAAGGCCGGCGCCGGCGCCGGCGCCGGTGGCGGCATGCCGGGCGGTGACATGGACTTCTGA